From the Candidatus Pelagibacter sp. IMCC9063 genome, the window TGGCCATGGGAAGAAGGTCTAACCTTCCTGTAATTAAGTATTTTTCTATTGGTTTTATTGAACTATGGCGCGGTGTGCCATTGATTACTGTTTTGTTTATGGCTGCAGTTATGTTCCCAGTTTTTTTGCCCAGTGGTACTAATTTGGACAAACTAATTAGAGTGATTATAGCAATTACGTTATTTGAATCTGCCTACATCGCTGAAGTAGTTAGAGGAGGATTGCAAGCTATACCACGAGGACAATACGATGCTGCAAATTCTATTGGAATGGGTTACTGGAAAAGCCATCTCCTAATCATTTTGCCTCAAGCATTAAAAATTGTTATTCCTGGAGTCGCAAACACCTTCATCGCATTATTTAAAGATACACCATTAATTCTTGTTGTTGGTTTGATGGAACTGCTTGGTATGGTCAATATGGCAAAAACAAATCCTGCATGGCTTGGTTTAGCTACTGAAGGTTATGTGTTCGCTGCGTTTGTATATTTTATTTTTTGTTTTTCTATGAGCAGGTATAGCCTAAGCTTAGAAAATAAGTTAAAAACTACCAATTAATATGTCAAAAATTATAGAGCTTAAAGATGTTAATAAATGGTTTGGTGACTTTCAGGTTCTGAAAGACATCAATTTAACTGTGTCTTCTAAGGAAAAAATAGTTATTTGTGGCCCTTCAGGATCTGGTAAATCTACTCTTATTAGGTGTATTAACCGTCTAGAAGAGCACCAGAAGGGTGACATTGTAGTTGATGGAATAACTTTGGATGCAAACACAAAAAATATAGAAAAAATTAGAAGTGAAGTTGGAATGGTGTTTCAGCAGTTTAATTTATTTCCACATTTATCTATTTTAGATAATTGTACTTTAGCTCCCATTTGGGTGAAAAAGAAATCTAAAAAAGAGGCTGAAGAATTAGCCAATCAATACTTAGAAAAGGTTCAAATTGTAGATCAGGCTAAGAAATTTCCAGGACAACTTTCAGGTGGTCAGCAGCAAAGAGCTGCAATTGCTAGAGCGCTCTGTATGGAGCCAAATATAATGTTATTTGATGAGCCTACTTCCGCACTAGACCCAGAAATGATCAAGGAAGTTTTGGATGTGATGGTAGATTTAGCCAAGGGTGGAATGACTATGTGCGTTGTAACACATGAAATGGGCTTTGCTAAAGAAGTGGCGGATAGAGTTATTTTTATGGATGAGGGCAGTATAGTTGAAGAGAAACGTACTGATCAATTTTTCAACAGTCCAGAAAATGAAAGAACTAAACTTTTCTTAAGTCAGATTTTAAACTAACCAATCTGGATAAGGTAAGTTTTTTGATTTTAAAAAATCAACATTAAAAATTTTACTAGCAGACCTAGATCCTACATCACAAAGGATTGTTACTATGGTGTTTCCAGGCCCCATTTCTTTTGCCATTTCTATAGCTCCCGCAACATTGATTCCCGAAGAAGTTCCGAGACACAACCCTTCATGCTTCAAAAGATTGAAAATTATATTTAACGCTTTTGTATCGTCTATTTGATAGGCATAATCTACGAGTGTATTTTCAAAATTTTTAGTAATTCTAGAAGTTCCAATTCCTTCAGTGATTGAAGATCCTTCTGATTTTAGGTCTTTATTTTTTACAAAATTATAGAGAGATGAACCAAATGGATCACTTAATCCAATTTTTATATT encodes:
- a CDS encoding amino acid ABC transporter ATP-binding protein is translated as MSKIIELKDVNKWFGDFQVLKDINLTVSSKEKIVICGPSGSGKSTLIRCINRLEEHQKGDIVVDGITLDANTKNIEKIRSEVGMVFQQFNLFPHLSILDNCTLAPIWVKKKSKKEAEELANQYLEKVQIVDQAKKFPGQLSGGQQQRAAIARALCMEPNIMLFDEPTSALDPEMIKEVLDVMVDLAKGGMTMCVVTHEMGFAKEVADRVIFMDEGSIVEEKRTDQFFNSPENERTKLFLSQILN
- a CDS encoding amino acid ABC transporter permease; this translates as MNFINWSKQNLFANWKDSLLTITILYLFYVSIPPLLNWVFLDATFFGDSKKDCTGGGACWVFINVWIKRFTYGMYPNDQIWRINLAFVIFFISIGSYFFVSSKIKKYIFIFLTLVFPFLAIFLFHGGSLGLEEVETRVWGGLFLTLFISVFSIIFCFPIGVLLAMGRRSNLPVIKYFSIGFIELWRGVPLITVLFMAAVMFPVFLPSGTNLDKLIRVIIAITLFESAYIAEVVRGGLQAIPRGQYDAANSIGMGYWKSHLLIILPQALKIVIPGVANTFIALFKDTPLILVVGLMELLGMVNMAKTNPAWLGLATEGYVFAAFVYFIFCFSMSRYSLSLENKLKTTN